In the Sus scrofa isolate TJ Tabasco breed Duroc chromosome 6, Sscrofa11.1, whole genome shotgun sequence genome, one interval contains:
- the LSM10 gene encoding U7 snRNA-associated Sm-like protein LSm10 isoform X1 — protein MAVSHSVKERTISENSLIILLQGLQGQVTTVDLRDESVARGRIDNVDAFMNIRLAQVTYTDRWGHQVELDDLFVMGRNVRYVHIPDDVNITATIERQLQVIHRVRNFGGMGRREFPSKNSK, from the coding sequence ATGGCGGTGAGCCACTCAGTGAAAGAGCGGACCATCTCAGAGAACAGCCTGATCATCCTGCTGCAGGGCCTCCAGGGCCAGGTCACCACCGTGGACCTGCGGGATGAGAGTGTGGCCCGCGGACGCATAGACAACGTTGATGCCTTCATGAACATCCGCCTGGCCCAGGTCACCTATACGGACCGTTGGGGGCATCAGGTTGAGCTGGATGACCTCTTTGTGATGGGCCGGAATGTCCGTTACGTCCACATCCCTGATGACGTGAACATCACCGCGACCATCgagcggcagctgcaggtcaTCCATCGGGTGCGCAACTTTGGTGGCATGGGGCGCCGGGAATTTCCCTCCAAAAACTCTAAGTGA